In Vibrio chagasii, the sequence AGCTTTCTAAAAAACGCCAATGACACCTCTAATCAGAGTCAGTCATTGGCGTTTTTTTATACTTATCGAAATATAATGATGCTTGTTTATAGTCGAAATCGCTCTAAACATTCGCTTGCAAAAAAGTGTGATAAAGATCTAATCTATAGCCATCAGGTGATGGGGTTCCACCTAAGCTTTTGCTTCAACCGCCCGTTCTTTTGAACCGTGCTAATGACTCCTACAGAATCGAAAACAGGTAATACTGTTGGATGTATCGCTACTCCTCCATTTTGAAATGGGCTGAGTCTATCAAGACCAAGTTCCATTGCTCCTTTGGATTATCGATACTCAAGATCTGTAGTGAATTAGCCGCACCTCTTCCAACACGTCCTGTTTTCTCAACGCCCTAGGTCAATACGACTTTATTAGTGAGAAAACATTATGCATTACTCTTCAGAAATACAATCCATGTGCCCTATTCAAAGGGGTGATCTTCACAACTCGGCTCCAATCCCAGTTGAAGGCGCCATGGTTAGTCCAAAAGATGTTATCGCTATCTCAGGTTTAAGCCACGGTGTTGGCACTTGTGCACCACAACAAGGTGCGGCAAAACTGACTCTTAACGTGAAAAACGGCATCATCGAAGAAGCACTCATCGAGACTATCGGCTGCTCAGGCATGACGCAATCTGCCGCGATGGCCGCTGAAATCCTTACCGGAAAAACTATTCTAGAAGCGCTCAATACTGACTTAGTGTGTGACGCGATTAACGTCGCGATGCGCGAAATCTTCCTGCAGTTTGTTTACGGTCGAACTCAATCAGCTTTCTCTGAAGATGGCCTAGAAATCGGCGCTGCATTGGAAGACTTAGGTCAAACCCAGCGCAGCCAAGTTGGTACCAGCTACTCAACCGCAGCAAAGGGCGTCCGTTACCTAGAACTCGCAGAAGGTTACGTAACCAAGCTTGCACTTGATGACCACAGCGAAGTGATTGGTTACGAGTATCTTAACCTCGGAAAAATGATGAAGGCGATTAATCAAGGTGTGCCAGCCAATGAAGCGGCCGACCTTGCTACAGGGACTTATGGTCGCTTCGATGAAGCTGTGACCACAATTAACCCACGCCAACAGTAATTTTTGCCAATTTAGAGGAAAGATATTATGAACACTCAACTTAGTGAATCAGTAACTCGCGCTTTGGCAGAAATGAACTTCGACTCTTTGGCGCAAGCTGAGCAATACTGTAAAGCACACAATGTAGACCCAAAAACATTGGTGATGGACACTCAACCAATTGCTTTTGAAAGCGCAGCCGATGCATATACTTTAGGTACAGCCATGGCACTATTTCGCAAAGCAAGCAACGCTGAACAAGCAGCCAACATCATCGGTGAAGGCCTTCAAGCATTCACAAAACCCGGTAGTGTTGCCGAGCAACGTCAAGTAGGGATTGGTCATGGTGCGCTTGCTGCTCGTCTTCTGAATGAAGAGAGTCACTGCTTTGCTTTTCTTGCTGGTCACGAGTCTTTTGCTGCCGCTGAGGGCGCAATTAAAATCGCACTAAACGTCAATAAATCACGTAAAAATCCATTAAAAGTTATCCTAAATGGTTTAGGTAAAGATGCGGCGTACTTAATCTCACGCATCAATGGCTTCACTTACGTGCGCACTCAATACGACTACCAAACCGGTGAACTCGTTGAAACAGAACGTCGCCGCTTCTCACAGGGCCCTCGTGGCGAGATCCTATGCTACGGCGCCGATGATGTTCGTGAAGGTGTGGCAATCATGCACAGAGAAGAGGTAGATGTGAGCATTACGGGTAATTCTACCAACCCAACGCGCTTCCAACACCCTGTTGCAGGTATCTACAAAGCAGAGCGAACTCGCCAAGGTCTACCTTACTTCTCTGTGGCTTCAGGCGGTGGTACAGGTCGAACTCTACACCCAGACAATGTAGCGGCAGGCCCTGCGTCTTACGGCATGACAGACACCATGGGCAGAATGCACGCAGACGCTCAGTTTGCAGGCAGCTCTTCAGTTCCTGCTCACGTTGCTATGATGGGCTTCATCGGCATGGGTAACAACCCAATGGTCGGTGCTACGGTTGCACTGGCTGTCGCGGTAAGCGAATCTCAAAACGCATAATGAGAGAAGTGACTGTCAGCATTTAGCGACTCAAGCCGAGGCGTTAGTTGAAAAATCGACACCAACACACAATTAAAACTCTACTCCCATCACTAAAACTATACAGCCAGCCCTATGCTGGCTGTTTTTTATTCACACTTGCTCTAGTATCTATTCTTATTCAATATGTGTATTTAACTGCATCTTTTTAAAGGAATAATATGAAAGAGCTCATCATTCATACCATCACAGTGTTCATGGGCTTTTTCGCCATCATGAACCCTATCGCTAACACGCCAATCTTTCTTGGTTTAACAGGCGACAACGACAGGGAGACAGTTAAGTCAATCGCGTTTCGCTCAGTGTTTATCGCATTCATCATCGTCAGTACGTTTGCCATTTCAGGCAAGCTGATCTTCGACCTTTTTGGTATCACGCTTTATGCCCTGCGCATCACAGGCGGTATTTTGGTCTTCTTGATTGGCTTTCACATGCTACAAGGTGAATCGACACACTCGAAGGCGAAAGAGAAGGTTAACTCAGATGCCCAACAAGACGCGGCGCTAAGTATCGCAGTATCACCACTGGCCATGCCGATACTGGCAGGTCCGGGGACAATTGCCACCGCGATGAACTTTGCCAGCACCGAGGGCATCTATGAAACCGTCATCACCATCATCGCGTTTGGTCTGTTGTGTACCTTAACTTACGTGTTGTTTGTGTTTGGTGAGCGCTTCGTGAAAGCGGTAGGGCCAAGCGCACTGAACGTGATTACTCGAATGATGGGTTTGATACTGGCAGTTATCGGTATGCAGATGTTGATTGAAGGGATCGAGCAAGCTCATAAAGCACTGTTTGTTTAAATGCTCACTCAAGGGGAATATTGACTCATATATCCGCCAATATGTATTGATCTGCAACGTTTTCTCATTGCAGAAAAATATCTCTCAAAAGACAAGCAATATCATTTTACAGACTTTATCCCGATGCGCTCTTTCATAACGAGGGCGCTCTCTTTATGATGAACGCAATTAAATTAACTTTGCTAACAACAGCGCTGGTTATTCGAACCGCTGTTATGAAATAGCAAAATCAAGACTCAACACATGGAGATTCAACATGGCTTTCTTTTCACTAGCCTTCGGTACGGCAACCAAAAACCGCGACAATAAAATCATTGAAGCGTTCTTCCCTAGCCCACTTCTAAACCCAAGCGACGCTCTAGTAGCGGCTGTTGGTGAAGTAGCAGGTTACACTGAAGGCAACCAAGCTATCGAAATCTCTGCTGCAAAAAGCGCAGAACTAGCGAAAGCATTCGCAGCAAACGACGATGCAGCAAACGCATCTTTCGCAGAAAAAGCAGCAGCATCTGAACAGCCACTTGTTCTTGTTGTTCTTGCGACTGACGAGAAGCCAGCATCTGTTGCTGAAGGCTTCCTAAAACTGCAACTAATCTCTAACCGCCTAGTTCAACCACACGGTACAGTACTAGACGGCATCTTCGGTCTACTGCACAACATCGCATGGACAAACGAAGGTCCAATCGACCTTCCTGAACTGGCTGAGCGTCAAATCGAAGCTCGCCTTGCAGGCCGTAATCTGTCTGTAGATTGCGTAGACAAATTCCCTAAAATGGTTGATTACGTGGTGCCAACAGGTATTCGTATTGCTGACACTTCTCGTGTTCGTCTTGGCGCACATGTGGGTGAAGGTACAACAGTTATGCACGAAGGTTTCATCAACTTCAACGCGGGCACAACAGGCGTAAGCATGGTTGAAGGTCGTATCTCTGCAGGTGTTGTTGTAGGTAACGGTTCAGACATCGGCGGCGGCGCTTCTATTATGGGTACTCTGTCTGGTGGCGGTACTATGGTTATCTCTATCGGCGAAAACTGCCTGCTAGGCGCAAACGCGGGTCTTGGTTTCCCAATGGGCGACCGTTGTACTGTTGAGTCTGGTCTATATGTAACGGCTGGTACGAAAGTTCGCATGCTAGATAAAGAAGGCAACGAAGTAGAAATCATTAAAGCTCGCGACCTAGCTGGTGTTTCTGATCTGCTGTTCCGTCGCAACTCAATCACTGGTCAAATTGAGTGTCTAGCGAACAAGTCTGCTGTTGAACTAAACAGCGAGCTACACAGCAACAACTAATCTAGATGCTAGAAAATTCGAAGCCGCTGGGGTTAAATCCAGCGGCTTTTCTTTTATCTATAGATAATGAAAGACGTTACACTTTCTCTGCGGCTAACTGCTCTAGAGCCTGGATAGAGGTTTCAGATACTAGTGTGCCATCCATGTAGTAGCTGACCTTATCGCCATCGCGAACACCCAGCAATACTGCTTTCTGACCATCGTTGTAAGTGATGTCCATGCGAATCGTGTTTTCATCGATTTGCTGCATTTCACCCCATTCAATCTGGCGATTGTTGAAGCCAAGTGGTGCTTCTTTTAGTGAATCGTCTAGGCTGTCATTCACATCGATCATGGTATCGACTTTGCTATCGAAGATGTGAGGCGCACCAGTAAGTGGGTTTTTACCCGCCCAGAATTCAATCGAGTTAAATACAATATAATCGGCTGCAGTAGTCAGTGCGTAAACCGGAGCAAGCAAGAAGTTGACGCCCGCACGAGCGTAACGGTTATCCACTACCTCGACGTTAAACTTCATTAATTTCCCAGTCACAGCGTTACTACCTACACACCCAGCTAACGACATGACAATCGCTGCCACTGCAACGGCTTTTGTGATTGTTGTTTTCATAGTTCCCTCTTATGCCACGATGATTGATTCAGTTTTTGCACAGACGAACGAATATCCCTCTGCATAAAAACAGACATTATTCGCCTAACAAATTGATTCCATAACATTTAGCGTAGTGGAGATTTTTAGAACAGCAAACTGCAAACCTCAATTTATCACTCTGGTTCCAAAAAAATTCACAAAAAAAGCGCAGACCTTTCGATCTGCGCTTTTGATTTTTGCTTAATCTAATTTAGATTAACGCGGCATGGTTAACCCACGTTCTTACGTGCGTTTTGGAACATACGCATCCAAGCACCATTCTCGCCCCAACCTTCTGGAGACCAAGAGTTAGCAACTGTACGGAATACACGCTCTGGGTGAGGCATCATGATGGTCACGCGGCCATCCGTCGTTGTTAAACCTGTAATAGCGTTTGGCGAACCGTTCGGGTTGTTCGGGTATTGCTGCGTTGGGTTACCGTAGTTATCAACGTAACGTAGAGCAACCGTACCTGAGTTTTCAATCGCGTTTAGGTGGTCGTTGTCACGTACTTCTACGCGGCCTTCACCGTGAGAAACAGCGATAGGCATACGAGAACCTTCCATGCCGTTGAAGAATACAGAATCAGACTTCTGAACTTCAACTAGGCTGAAACGAGCTTCAAAGCGCTCAGATTCGTTGCGAACGAAACGTGGCCAGTACTCAGCACCTGGGATAAGCTCACGCAGGTTAGACAACATCTGACAACCGTTACACACACCTAAAGAGAAGGTATCTTCACGCTTGAAGAAGTTTTCAAATTGCTCACGAGTCGAATCGTTAAACAGAACTGACTTAGCCCAACCTTCACCAGCGCCCAGTACGTCACCGTAAGAGAAGCCACCACATGCTACAAGACCGTTGTACTCATCAAGTACAGCTTGACCAGTAAGGATGTCGCTCATGTGAATATCAGTTGCTTCGAAACCTGCACGGTCGAATGCTGCTGCCATTTCAACGTGAGAGTTAACACCCTGCTCACGTAGAATCGCCATCTTAGGCTTAGCGCCAGTGTTGATGAAAGGTGCAGCGATATCTTCGTTAACATCGAAGCTCAGTTTCACGTTTAGACCTGGATCTGAGTTGTCTTTCTTCGCTTGGTGCTCTTGGTCAGCACATGCTGGATTATCACGTAGACCTTGCATCTTGTGCGTTGTCTCCGCCCAGATAGTACGTAGTTCAGTACGGTTACGTTCAATCACGACAGACTCACCAGACTTAATCACTAACTCATCAGAGGCTTCAACTGAACCAATAACGTGTGAACACGCTTCTAGGCCGTTTGCTGCAAGCGTAGAAAGAACTGCGTCTAGGTCATCGTTACGAACTTGGATTACCGCACCTAGCTCTTCGTTGAATAGCGCTGCTAGTGTGTCTTCGCCTAGCGCTTCAATGTTTGCATTCACACCACAGTGACCTGCGAACGCCATTTCAGCAAGAGTAACGAATAGACCGCCATCGCCTTTATCGTGGTAAGCCACAACTTGGTCGTTAGCAACCAGTGCTTGAACGCCTTCGTAGAAGCCTTTTAGTTGCGCTGCGTTGTCTACGTCTGCTGGCTTATCACCAAGCTGCTTGTAAACTTGCGCTAGTGCCGTTGCACCTAGACGGTTTTTGCCATTACCTAGGTCGATAAGAACTAGGCTTGAAGCACCTTTGTCAGTACGAAGTTGAGGCGTAATTGTCTTACGAACATCTTCAACACGAGCAAATGCAGTGATAACAAGAGATAGCGGAGACGTTACTTCTTTCTGCTCGCCGTTCTCTTCCCACTTAGTCTTCATCGACATTGAGTCTTTACCCACAGGGATAGTTAGACCCAGAGCTGGACATAGCTCTTCACCGACAGCTTTCACCGCTTCGTAAAGACCTGCATCTTCACCTGGGTGACCCGCTGGAGACATCCAGTTTGCCGACAGTTTAATGTGTTTGATATCGCCGATGTTAGTCGCTGCGATGTTTGTGATTGCCTCACCAACTGCTAGGCGAGCCGATGCGCCGAAGTCTAGTAGTGCCACAGGCGTGCGCTCACCGAGAGACATCGCTTCACCGTGGTAAGAGTCGTAACTTGCTGCGGTTACTGCACAGTTAGCAACAGGAACCTGCCATGGGCCAACCATTTGGTCACGAGCAACAAGGCCAGTTACCGAGCGGTCACCGATAGTGATTAGGAATGTTTTCTCTGCGACAGTTGGTAGGCGAAGAACACGGTCAACCGCTTCGTTCATTTCGATACCAGAACGGTCAATCGCTGGGTTGTTCGCTTTTAACGTTTTCGCGTCACGGTGCATCTTAGGTGTTTTACCTAATAGGATATCCATTGGCATGTCGATTGGCGTGTTGTCGAAGTGTGAATCTTCAAGTTTAAGTTCACGCTCTTCCGTTGCTTTACCAACCACAGCGTATGGTGCGCGTTCACGCTTACAAATAGCGTCGAACGTTGCCATGTCTTTGTCTGCAACCGCCATTACGTAACGCTCTTGAGATTCGTTACACCAAATCTCAAGTGGGCTCATGCCCGGCTCATCGTTTGGCACGTCACGTAGGTTGAAGATACCGCCACGCTCGCCATCGTCTACTAGCTCAGGAAGTGCATTTGAGATACCGCCAGCGCCCACATCGTGGATGAATGCGATTGGGTTCGCATCACCTAGCTGCCAACAACGGTCGATCACTTCCTGACAACGACGTTCCATCTCTGGGTTTTCACGTTGTACCGAAGCGAAATCAAGATCTTCAGAAGAAGAACCAGAATCCATTGAAGATGCCGCACCGCCACCAAGGCCGATGTTCATTGCAGGGCCACCTAGAACGATTAAGCTTGCACCTACAGGGATCTCTTTCTTCTGAACGTGCTCGTCACGGATGTTACCAAGGCCACCAGCCAGCATGATTGGCTTGTGGTAACCACGTACTTCTTCACCTGCGTGAGAGTTTACTTTCTCTTCGTAAGTACGGAAGTAGCCTAGTAGGTTTGGACGACCAAATTCGTTGTTGAATGCCGCGCCGCCAAGAGGACCTTCAAGCATGATATCCAATGCAGTAACGATACGGCTTGGTTTACCAAAGTCAGTTTCCCAAGGTTGAACGAAGTTCGGGATCTTAAGGTTAGATACAGAGAACGCTACAAGACCAGCTTTTGGCTTACCACCGATACCTGTTGCGCCTTCATCACGGATTTCACCGCCTGAACCTGTTGATGCGCCCGGCCATGGAGAGATAGCCGTTGGGTGGTTGTGCGTTTCAACTTTCATCAAGATGTGTGTTTTCTCTTGGTGGTAGTTGTACTGGCGAGTTTCAGGATCTGGGAAGAAGCGACCTACTTCAGAGCCCGTCATAACAGCTGCGTTATCTTTGTATGCAGAAAGTACGTTATCAGGCGTCACTTCAAACGTATTCTTAATCATCTTGAACAATGATTTTTCTTGCTTAACGCCATCGATAGTCCAATCTGCGTTGAAGATCTTGTGACGACAGTGCTCTGAGTTCGCTTGTGCGAACATCATTAGCTCGATGTCAGTCGGGTTACGTTCAAGCTTAGTGACAAAGCTTTCAAGTAGGTAATCAATCTCATCTTCTGCAAGAGCAAGACCTAGGGTAACGTTTGCTTCTTCAAGCGCTTTACGGCCGCCAGTAAGAAGATCAACTTCCGTATAAGGTGTTGGTTCTGCAACGGTGAATAGTGCAGCTGCTGATTCAAAGTCAGTGAAAACCACTTCCATCATACGGTCGTGAAGAATCGCTTTCAGTTCAACAAGTTGAAGATCAGAAAGTTCAGAAGACGTTTCAATGTAGAAAGCTGTACCGCGCTCTAGGCGAGATACTTTCGCTAGACCACAGTTATGTGCGA encodes:
- a CDS encoding iron-sulfur cluster assembly scaffold protein gives rise to the protein MHYSSEIQSMCPIQRGDLHNSAPIPVEGAMVSPKDVIAISGLSHGVGTCAPQQGAAKLTLNVKNGIIEEALIETIGCSGMTQSAAMAAEILTGKTILEALNTDLVCDAINVAMREIFLQFVYGRTQSAFSEDGLEIGAALEDLGQTQRSQVGTSYSTAAKGVRYLELAEGYVTKLALDDHSEVIGYEYLNLGKMMKAINQGVPANEAADLATGTYGRFDEAVTTINPRQQ
- a CDS encoding GGGtGRT protein, which produces MMNTQLSESVTRALAEMNFDSLAQAEQYCKAHNVDPKTLVMDTQPIAFESAADAYTLGTAMALFRKASNAEQAANIIGEGLQAFTKPGSVAEQRQVGIGHGALAARLLNEESHCFAFLAGHESFAAAEGAIKIALNVNKSRKNPLKVILNGLGKDAAYLISRINGFTYVRTQYDYQTGELVETERRRFSQGPRGEILCYGADDVREGVAIMHREEVDVSITGNSTNPTRFQHPVAGIYKAERTRQGLPYFSVASGGGTGRTLHPDNVAAGPASYGMTDTMGRMHADAQFAGSSSVPAHVAMMGFIGMGNNPMVGATVALAVAVSESQNA
- a CDS encoding MarC family protein, with the translated sequence MKELIIHTITVFMGFFAIMNPIANTPIFLGLTGDNDRETVKSIAFRSVFIAFIIVSTFAISGKLIFDLFGITLYALRITGGILVFLIGFHMLQGESTHSKAKEKVNSDAQQDAALSIAVSPLAMPILAGPGTIATAMNFASTEGIYETVITIIAFGLLCTLTYVLFVFGERFVKAVGPSALNVITRMMGLILAVIGMQMLIEGIEQAHKALFV
- the dapD gene encoding 2,3,4,5-tetrahydropyridine-2,6-dicarboxylate N-succinyltransferase codes for the protein MAFFSLAFGTATKNRDNKIIEAFFPSPLLNPSDALVAAVGEVAGYTEGNQAIEISAAKSAELAKAFAANDDAANASFAEKAAASEQPLVLVVLATDEKPASVAEGFLKLQLISNRLVQPHGTVLDGIFGLLHNIAWTNEGPIDLPELAERQIEARLAGRNLSVDCVDKFPKMVDYVVPTGIRIADTSRVRLGAHVGEGTTVMHEGFINFNAGTTGVSMVEGRISAGVVVGNGSDIGGGASIMGTLSGGGTMVISIGENCLLGANAGLGFPMGDRCTVESGLYVTAGTKVRMLDKEGNEVEIIKARDLAGVSDLLFRRNSITGQIECLANKSAVELNSELHSNN
- a CDS encoding DUF3332 domain-containing protein; protein product: MKTTITKAVAVAAIVMSLAGCVGSNAVTGKLMKFNVEVVDNRYARAGVNFLLAPVYALTTAADYIVFNSIEFWAGKNPLTGAPHIFDSKVDTMIDVNDSLDDSLKEAPLGFNNRQIEWGEMQQIDENTIRMDITYNDGQKAVLLGVRDGDKVSYYMDGTLVSETSIQALEQLAAEKV
- the purL gene encoding phosphoribosylformylglycinamidine synthase, with amino-acid sequence MRILRGSPALSEFRVNKLLELCRELSLPVTGIYAEFAHFADLTADLDASEVEKLEKLLTYGPTIEEHEPEGLLLLATPRPGTISPWSSKSTDIAHNCGLAKVSRLERGTAFYIETSSELSDLQLVELKAILHDRMMEVVFTDFESAAALFTVAEPTPYTEVDLLTGGRKALEEANVTLGLALAEDEIDYLLESFVTKLERNPTDIELMMFAQANSEHCRHKIFNADWTIDGVKQEKSLFKMIKNTFEVTPDNVLSAYKDNAAVMTGSEVGRFFPDPETRQYNYHQEKTHILMKVETHNHPTAISPWPGASTGSGGEIRDEGATGIGGKPKAGLVAFSVSNLKIPNFVQPWETDFGKPSRIVTALDIMLEGPLGGAAFNNEFGRPNLLGYFRTYEEKVNSHAGEEVRGYHKPIMLAGGLGNIRDEHVQKKEIPVGASLIVLGGPAMNIGLGGGAASSMDSGSSSEDLDFASVQRENPEMERRCQEVIDRCWQLGDANPIAFIHDVGAGGISNALPELVDDGERGGIFNLRDVPNDEPGMSPLEIWCNESQERYVMAVADKDMATFDAICKRERAPYAVVGKATEERELKLEDSHFDNTPIDMPMDILLGKTPKMHRDAKTLKANNPAIDRSGIEMNEAVDRVLRLPTVAEKTFLITIGDRSVTGLVARDQMVGPWQVPVANCAVTAASYDSYHGEAMSLGERTPVALLDFGASARLAVGEAITNIAATNIGDIKHIKLSANWMSPAGHPGEDAGLYEAVKAVGEELCPALGLTIPVGKDSMSMKTKWEENGEQKEVTSPLSLVITAFARVEDVRKTITPQLRTDKGASSLVLIDLGNGKNRLGATALAQVYKQLGDKPADVDNAAQLKGFYEGVQALVANDQVVAYHDKGDGGLFVTLAEMAFAGHCGVNANIEALGEDTLAALFNEELGAVIQVRNDDLDAVLSTLAANGLEACSHVIGSVEASDELVIKSGESVVIERNRTELRTIWAETTHKMQGLRDNPACADQEHQAKKDNSDPGLNVKLSFDVNEDIAAPFINTGAKPKMAILREQGVNSHVEMAAAFDRAGFEATDIHMSDILTGQAVLDEYNGLVACGGFSYGDVLGAGEGWAKSVLFNDSTREQFENFFKREDTFSLGVCNGCQMLSNLRELIPGAEYWPRFVRNESERFEARFSLVEVQKSDSVFFNGMEGSRMPIAVSHGEGRVEVRDNDHLNAIENSGTVALRYVDNYGNPTQQYPNNPNGSPNAITGLTTTDGRVTIMMPHPERVFRTVANSWSPEGWGENGAWMRMFQNARKNVG